The DNA region ATTCCTGTCAGGTGTGTTTGAATTAGctcaaaattcaaataaatttaaaacaccTTATCTTTGTCTATTTTAAAAACAGGATTTGAATAATTTATACTCACAATATATCATACAAGCAATTAAAAATCACTTCCTCAAATAAACTCCAAGCTGGATAAAACAGCAACGGGACACAAGCTTGAATTATCTTCACGTGTAAACAAACGATGTCAAGCGGAACATTATCCTTTTAGTCTAGTTAACGAAACAGTTACAAGCGGAACTCACAATCCAAAATATGGGGGTCATTGATGTCTTAAGTGTCGGCATCATTCAGCAAAACAAAGAATTCAAGCCCGGAAATCTCACAATATAAATTTAAAGGGAGgcaaatataaatataaattgaacTTTGGCAATAACTTACCTGCTGTCTGCTCTCTTGCCATGAATTTCTCTTGAATTTATCTAGTTCTGCTTCATGTTCGTGGTGTATTCTTCGAATatcttctatttttcttttatcagcaTCCTGAACAAGCTTAAGTGTTTCTTCCAAGTCACGTTTCTGTCGATAGAGATCTGCAATTTCCTGCTCCATTCTACAGCGTTCCTTTTCAAATTCACGTTTGCTGTCTTCCCGCGTTTCGCCACGAAGTTCATTACGAATCTTCGATTTAAGTTCGTCTTTCTCCTTTGCCCAAGCTTGTTGAGCAGTTCTTAAAATCTCATCCTTTTGTCTTATTATCAGCAatatttccttctctttttctttacgaACTTGTTCTTTCAAAGCCGTTAGCTCATTTACCTTTTCTTTGTGAAGTTTCGACCTTAATTCGGTTTGCATGGCGATCGCTTTTCGCTGTTCTTCGTCTCGTGCTTGTCTGACCTCCAATACCTTGTCTCTTCTCAGATTTTTTACAAGGGTTCTCTCTTGTTCCAATTCCTTGTTAAGTTGAACAATCCTTCGTCGCATTTCATCCATGCTTGACTTTGAAGATGAATTTACCGCAGCAAAACTGTGCTCATTTGTCGTGGCTTGTGGTGTATGCGGTGGCTGCGAACTTGTTCGCCCTACATCAGCCACTTTCTCACCTTCAGGTGCAATATCCTTCCACGATtgacttttattcattttcagtttGCAGAAATGCTTTCCCCTGGGAATCTGGAGTTACCGTTTCGGTCTCTTCGCACACCATCAAAGAATTTTACTTAAGAGTGTTTAAACACATTCTTGTGGACTGAGTTCACGTCTTTGTGCTTCGTCCTTGCATGACAACAAGTAAACATACAGTTTAGCGTTCACTAGCTTAGACTTACGGCGAAAATGGTATCCAAATCTGCCTGCACTTCGATTGGGGTGCAAATATTCACactttaaggaaaataaaatgcttgTAGATGGCATGTAGCATTAATGGATGAATTTACTACTTCAATGCATAGTAACTTTCGTGACGCTTGATGGAGAAGAGGGGGTGAAGGGGTGGGGGGTGCTATTACATGGGAACGCGAAATCCTCTCATCCCTCCCGTGAAAATCCTGTGAAATTGCCATCTCACCTCCTACATGAACCGTCATCATTTTCGATCTCTACTACTCTTCGTTAAATTCTAAGTAATTTCATTAGAAAAGGATACTGATTAACAACGGAATTTCACCAAACTTTTCAAGATACCAAAGAGTTCCCAAAAATTCCtaagtgcttatataactcaacaatgctcgaggaacaagtattcttatttcttttataaaatgtatcgtgaatTGAGCGCGTtcgtaccgatgacgtaggctacgtgcattatatctcaacagtgcgCTCATGTGACGTAAGGtgcgtgctttatggaaatatacagaactcgttctgaccaatcatggcgcgcgcatttctctgaacataTCATGtatattatgtcctatacttcACATATAATAATTtcccatacatgacgtacccAGGGAAATCTACTTCCGATTGCTGTTGCGCCGGCTTTAGTCATGTGACAATAAATGGGCCTTTTCATTGGCTAATCAAAGAGAATGTAAATATAGACCGAACAGTTTCAGGTTAGCCATCAAAACAAAGGCAGAGTTTAAGGTCGTCTTGGGGAAGATTCCTGTGGCTTTTTCGGTCGTATTTGTTGTTGCATATACAGGTTTATTCTATGAGTTAAAAACTATGGCAAATAATGTCAATGGTGGCAGTCATAGCTCCACTGAGTCTTTGAATGGTAAGGATTCTCAACGTATAATGCGTTTTAACGAACGCAAGTTAGGACTGCGTCATAACATCGACATCATATGTCGGCGTTCCTAATCTTGACTGTCTATATTTTAAAGGCTCTTGGGTAAAGCTCGATGGCTCGTTTAGAAATGGCAATGGAGCTCAGCATTCTCCAGTTATTTCGGAAGATGGGGCGATGGAAGATCTTCTTGCTGAAGCGGTACAGGAACAATTGTCGAAACAAAGCTCAAGGTGCAGGATCTGAATGTTCTACTTTTTACAGAGAGATGGGCATCATCTCATCGGCACATAGTTCGTTTGACGTAGAGGTTGTTAACCTTAAGCATGTTTGCCTTAGGCAAGGTTATgataactgttatttttttactcAACTTTTTTAGTGGCGAAAAAAGCCCGTCTGGTTCACCAAGGGAGCAATGTCCTCAAGGGAACCTACGGACGGTACGTGGAATTGTTGTCGTCTCATGCATGTTTGTACGATATTACTGATCTTCAGCTCATTCACATATTGATTTTGAGCTTGCGATCATCGTTACAAAACCACTTTTTGTTCTAGGGAAAGATTGACTGAGTTAATTTAAGACGTTTAAAGTGGTATTACTAAACGGGGGTGAATTTGGTTTCAATCGCTATGATTATTTTGGACCTTAGCAATGTAGTCGCGATAAAGATTCACATGAGAGGTCTGTACCATTCCTCACGTTCGTGTCACATAAACATGTACCTGTGTTTAAAATTCTAAACGCGATGTCACTCATTATTTGGATTTACAGGAGAAAAATCACTTTGGACGAAATAAGATATAATTTTGACACAGTATGTAAGGCATTTTTGACAATACCGTCAGATTTTCCGCATTGTAATGAAATAGAAGCTTCgtcaaaaaaccttttttgtaTTACGAGGCCATAAAGCAATTGAACCCATATAGACTAATAAGATTGTGATTGCTAGAGGTGTTAGATATTACTGTTTTTATGATGATCACTTTTTTTCTAAGCCTCGATCTTTATTGAAGGACGAATCACATATAAATCCTTGAACTGATGTTATACTAACAGTTAAACAGCCAGTAAAAAACATATTCATGTTAATTGATCATAGGGTGATCCAATCCTTCCACAAGAGCAAAACACAGATTGGATTTGGGAGTGGTCAAGCAGAATTGAAGTGCAACCACAGAAGTAGGTGTCTGTTAGTATAATCAGAGATTGAATTCACAATCCATATGAGGAGTGGTAACTGGTTCTTTGGAAACTTTGACAGATAAGCGGGAAAGTGCAATTCTTGCTTCTTGAGTGCTCATCAAACTTCCAGTGTGTCATACCTCAATATGTGCACAGCAAAAAGCATGGACCAATTCTATTATAACACTTGTGAACTCTTTAAACAATCACATACAAAGCTGATGATAAAAAACTTTAGGAATAAGTGATACCCAAATTGGTGAGTTTCCATGGTACGTAGGATTCATTTCTGACTGTTCCTGTGTCTGTGTTATGCCTGCATAAtctgttggtttgtttgattAAATAAGGGAATGGAAGATGCAACATCCCAGATGTAAATCGAAGCCACGTAGGGCAAAATTGAGTATCAGAGGCACTAAAGTCATGAGAAGGTAACAAACCATTTGACTCTTAATTCAGAAAATATGGCTGAGCCACATTAAGTACCTCTGTCATCAGCTGCTGTTTTTAGAGAAAATTGTTATGGTAGTCAAGAATTGGCTTTTTGTAAGAGGGGATATCTAGGAAGACAGAgtaaaaaatgcttttttggCCTCTTAACCATGCGTTAGTTAATATATACATGCCAACTTAACTATAGACCTAGAAAAATGGGTGTGGTTATTCATTtagataaaatacaaaaatgcaGTGGCTTCTCATGCAATAACAGAAGAGactacagtattgtgcaaaagtaatgcaaacaccTATCGACGAAATTCATTGAAATTCCTAGCTATTCCTATTCCCCCTTATAATTTATTGGGGGATCAAATATCTTTCTACTATAGTGACAGACTGTACATTACTTTTTAAGGCAATAAGTATGTATATTGTTAAACCAAGTTgttcttttgaataaaattgtaTATTTCTTGACAGACTCTGCTTGGTAGTGGATGACAAATCAATATGAAATTTGTTTATAATGAATTGATTAattaagataaaatatttctagTGTTATGTTTTCTTTCCACAGCGCAGAATTAATGAACATTAATTTCTATGTTGTTGTACCTGCTGTTTTATTATCTCATCTGATTGCATTTGGAATCGGGTAAGGTTATGTTAAGGATATTAAGGTTAGAACAAAGTTGTTGAGAAAAGATCTGAGCCCTTCAAGAGAACATGTTTGAATTTGCGTACTTTGCCTTCGCTATTAAAATACATCATATCAATTATGTTGGAGATTTTTGTATGTAAAATAATAGTAACTTTTTGGCAGATGAGGCTTCCtagtttttcttaaaattaaggaaattccaTTTCTATAACTAAAgaatttccaaatttccagGGAGAGCACACCTTTGGACCACCTTGGGGGGCAAGGCTCCTTAAGCCCTCCATAAAGTATGCCGAAGTGATAACTCCAGATGCCCTCCCTCCCTGTTTCTACTCTTAATGAAGCTCATGCACTCCCCACTCTCCACACCTCACAGTGAAGTTTAATACTATCTACCAGGGGCTTTATGATCTTAATCACTATAGGTAAACaattgtggaaaaattaacaaatataaAGCAAAaactttgcttgattttttcggcatgttttatttttcagagtttatgTGGGACGGCGTATGGTTCAAGTAGATGCCTTATGATGAAGCATCCTATTATTTCTGCAAGAATGTAACATAGTTGGGATCTTAAGCTTGCAACAGTGTGGCATTACTTAATTCAAATTTATAGTCATTGTAGTTTGCTTCTCAGATGCATTCTCACCACCTCTATGGGTTTGAATCTGCACTGTTCTCTAGCCCTTGCTGTAGCCATAATTATTTGGCTGACTTAAATGCAACACTTTGTAATGTGGACAGCTGGAAATTTTGGTGTCATTGTTTCTTAGTGATAGCAACAACTTAAGGGTCAGGTAGCCAATATGTGTGGGTAATAGTAATTGACAATCTATCAACATCAGTTTAAGTGAAAGTGGTTTTCTGATATGATATTCTATCTACCTTGAGAGTTAGTTTGCtccatgaaaagttttgttgtttccAATGGAGTTAGTGCTCTTCATCAAATGTTCAAGTAATCAAATTTAGGGAGAGGCTATAATTTGATGATTGTTGTCCTTgatctaaattttaatttttgtaattaTCTGTTTAACTTTGGATGTTAGAAATAgtttcattatatatatatatataatataggTAATGATTTCCTatcaacagaaaaatcaatagAAGCAAAGCACTGAATATTTAAATGTAATCAATGATAACTGATGATCATCAACTACAAATAGATgcacaagatttttttttttcattaactgaTAGTAATTTCCAAACCACTGATATCGTGggaattttttaactttgattggGATTGGTCAAACATTTGATTCATGAAGAGTGTGAGCTTGTAGATTTTACATGATTAGGTACCAAGTAACTTGTAGAATGCTAACAGAGGCATGTTTTTCTGGTGTAAGTATAATACTTGTGCCACACATTGCCAACTAATACTAAACAATGAGAAATTCTTCTACTGATTTTAATGATGCAATCACTCATTTTTATGATTACTTGGTACTGATCAATTTCTTGTGATTAGCTAGTAAGAGTGGAATGTGCTTAGCGCGGTATAGATCAGAAAAAGTCAGTTGAAAATAGATTTGTCTGCATGTGTAACAGTGTGTCAAGTTCAGGGCTTAGTGGGGGTCTGTTTCAGTCATAGAAACTGTGTGAGTGACTGCTTCAATAAGATATGTCAGCTAATGACAGCATTAGACTGGAGAAGTGTTAAGCACTGTTGGTAGTGACATCATGTGTAGACATGAATGGGTTCACATGCAATTATTACTTTGAAATACACGTCATTAATTTGTTGTGGGTGTCTTTCATTGCAGGGTTGTGTGTGAGTTAGCAAATGGgttataatttatttgttacttGTAGGACTAAAGTTATGTAATAAAATTGTTAACTTCCAAATTTGCACTTAGTAGTAGTTTAAACTTCTTTTGCAAGTgctaacaattttttaaaataatgttattaTTGGTCATGACTTTTAAAACAGAATAGTAAGTTATTTTGTTTAAGTCATTTCTGTCACCTCATCTATTTTTTTGGGTTGGAAATATACCCTTCTGAAAAGGATAGAAATTCACAACTTTACAGCTGTAACAAGGCTTCTTGCTGCATCAGCATGTAATATATTTGGGTGATGAAACATATTTTAGCAATTATGCACTAGAAGTTTTTAGAGGgtgttttaatttcatctcttctaTATTCTGAGGGTTTTATATATTAATTAATGGGCATAAccctttggaaaaaatttagccttaagttatatttaaacAAATACTGGTCATGCAGGTGTAAACTATCAAAGAATCTCTTGAAAGTCCTTTATAGTTATGAGAATGTATTATT from Pocillopora verrucosa isolate sample1 chromosome 1, ASM3666991v2, whole genome shotgun sequence includes:
- the LOC131770328 gene encoding BCL2/adenovirus E1B 19 kDa protein-interacting protein 3-like, whose amino-acid sequence is MANNVNGGSHSSTESLNGSWVKLDGSFRNGNGAQHSPVISEDGAMEDLLAEAVQEQLSKQSSSGEKSPSGSPREQCPQGNLRTGDPILPQEQNTDWIWEWSSRIEVQPQKEWKMQHPRCKSKPRRAKLSIRGTKVMRSAELMNINFYVVVPAVLLSHLIAFGIGVYVGRRMVQVDAL